In one Bacillus sp. Marseille-P3661 genomic region, the following are encoded:
- a CDS encoding S-ribosylhomocysteine lyase: protein MNKMNVESFNLDHTKVIAPYVRLVGITEGASGDKIYKYDVRFCQPNKEHMEMPALHSLEHMMAEFIRNHLDCVIDVGPMGCQTGFYISVINHSSFEEILEVLEKTLNDVLAATEVPACNEIQCGWAASHSLEGAQAIAKNMLAKKAGWAEVFAAE, encoded by the coding sequence ATGAATAAAATGAATGTAGAAAGTTTCAACCTAGACCATACAAAAGTAATCGCACCATACGTTCGACTTGTGGGAATTACAGAAGGCGCTAGCGGTGACAAAATATATAAATATGATGTACGTTTTTGCCAACCAAACAAAGAGCATATGGAAATGCCTGCTCTTCACTCACTTGAACACATGATGGCTGAATTTATCCGTAACCACCTTGATTGTGTGATCGATGTTGGCCCAATGGGTTGCCAAACAGGATTCTATATATCTGTTATTAATCACTCTAGTTTTGAAGAAATTCTTGAAGTATTAGAGAAAACACTAAATGATGTGTTAGCAGCAACAGAAGTACCTGCTTGTAACGAAATTCAATGTGGATGGGCTGCTAGCCATAGCTTAGAGGGCGCACAAGCAATTGCAAAGAACATGCTTGCTAAAAAGGCTGGATGGGCTGAAGTATTCGCTGCTGAATAA
- a CDS encoding PLP-dependent cysteine synthase family protein — MKYYKHVHELIGNTPLLEITQFELPEGVRIFAKLEYFNPGGSVKDRLGKKLLQTALDKGFITDGGTIIEPTAGNTGIGLALAAIGTNINVMFVVPEKFSMEKQDLMRALGAKVVNTPTKDGMKGAIAKAQELLDEIPNSYCPQQFGNPANPETYFETLGPEIWDQLDQKVDIFVAGAGTGGTFMGTAQYLKQRNPAIKTVIVEPEGSILNGGESGPHRTEGIGMEFLPKYMDKSYFKAIHTIEDDEAFRYVKELSQKCGLLVGSSSGAAFAACMKEAKAAKPGTNIVTIFADSSERYLSQGIYKD; from the coding sequence ATGAAATATTACAAACATGTTCATGAATTGATTGGCAATACCCCCTTATTAGAGATCACTCAATTTGAGCTGCCAGAAGGTGTACGCATCTTTGCTAAACTAGAATACTTCAACCCTGGCGGAAGTGTAAAGGATCGCCTAGGTAAAAAATTATTACAAACAGCTCTCGATAAGGGATTTATAACTGACGGTGGCACAATTATTGAACCAACAGCAGGAAATACTGGTATTGGACTAGCCCTAGCGGCTATTGGAACTAATATCAATGTAATGTTTGTTGTACCTGAAAAGTTTAGTATGGAAAAGCAGGACTTAATGCGTGCGTTGGGAGCAAAAGTTGTGAATACTCCTACTAAAGACGGTATGAAAGGTGCGATAGCAAAAGCGCAGGAATTGCTTGATGAAATCCCAAATTCATATTGCCCCCAACAATTCGGTAACCCCGCTAATCCAGAAACGTATTTTGAAACTCTTGGCCCTGAAATTTGGGATCAATTAGATCAAAAAGTGGATATTTTTGTTGCTGGAGCCGGCACAGGTGGAACGTTTATGGGAACAGCACAATATTTAAAACAAAGAAATCCTGCCATCAAAACTGTTATCGTAGAGCCTGAAGGATCCATTCTTAATGGTGGAGAATCAGGTCCACATCGTACTGAAGGAATTGGAATGGAATTTTTACCTAAATATATGGATAAATCCTATTTTAAAGCCATTCATACAATTGAAGATGACGAAGCGTTTCGCTATGTAAAAGAATTATCACAAAAATGCGGTTTGTTAGTTGGAAGTTCTTCAGGTGCCGCTTTTGCTGCATGTATGAAAGAAGCAAAAGCGGCAAAGCCTGGCACAAATATTGTGACTATATTTGCAGACAGCAGTGAACGATACTTGAGTCAAGGTATTTATAAAGATTAA
- a CDS encoding bifunctional cystathionine gamma-lyase/homocysteine desulfhydrase has product MRKKTQLIHGGIAGDKHTGAVSVPIYQVSTYKQDGVGNFVYEYSRTGNPTRAAIEDLIKDIEGGHRGFAFGSGMAAITSVIMLLSAGDHLILTDDVYGGTFRLMSKVLTRFNIDVTFVDTSNIEEIEKAVKPNTKAIYVETPTNPLLKVTDIETTAKFAKAHDLLLIVDNTFSTPYWQNPIALGADIVLHSATKYLGGHSDVVAGLVVVNSEKLGTDLHFIQNSVGGILGPQDSWLLIRGIKTLGIRMEEIEQNTQQIVEFLQSHNAVSSIYYPGLETHKGHAIHKKQATGFGGMVSFDVGSTEKAEDLLKRTKYFTLAESLGAVESLISLPAKMTHASIPAERRAELGITDGLVRISVGLEDAADLIEDLEQALR; this is encoded by the coding sequence ATGCGTAAAAAAACACAGCTTATTCACGGCGGAATTGCTGGAGATAAACATACTGGTGCTGTTTCAGTACCTATTTATCAAGTAAGTACTTACAAGCAAGATGGAGTTGGAAACTTCGTTTATGAATATTCAAGAACAGGAAATCCAACCCGTGCTGCAATCGAAGATTTAATAAAAGATATTGAAGGTGGACACCGTGGATTTGCTTTTGGTTCAGGTATGGCTGCTATTACATCGGTTATTATGCTCCTTTCTGCTGGAGACCACCTTATTTTAACAGATGATGTCTATGGCGGTACGTTTCGCTTAATGTCAAAAGTGTTAACTCGCTTTAATATTGACGTTACTTTTGTTGATACAAGCAATATTGAAGAAATTGAAAAAGCTGTAAAGCCTAACACTAAAGCTATATATGTAGAAACACCTACAAATCCACTTTTAAAGGTAACTGATATTGAAACAACTGCAAAATTTGCAAAAGCACATGACCTGTTATTGATTGTTGATAATACCTTTAGCACGCCTTATTGGCAAAACCCAATTGCACTTGGTGCTGATATCGTATTGCACAGTGCAACCAAATATCTTGGTGGCCATAGTGATGTAGTTGCTGGTTTAGTTGTTGTGAATTCAGAGAAACTAGGCACAGATTTACATTTCATTCAAAACTCTGTTGGCGGAATTCTTGGCCCACAAGATTCATGGCTATTAATTCGCGGTATTAAAACACTGGGCATTCGCATGGAAGAAATCGAACAAAACACGCAGCAAATAGTTGAGTTTTTACAATCTCATAACGCTGTATCTAGCATTTACTATCCCGGCCTTGAAACTCACAAAGGTCATGCAATTCACAAAAAACAAGCAACTGGTTTTGGTGGTATGGTATCATTTGATGTCGGCAGCACTGAAAAAGCAGAAGATTTATTAAAGCGTACCAAGTATTTCACACTTGCCGAAAGCTTAGGAGCAGTAGAAAGCTTAATTTCCTTACCTGCTAAAATGACACATGCATCGATTCCAGCTGAACGTAGAGCAGAATTAGGAATTACTGACGGATTAGTACGCATTTCTGTCGGCCTTGAGGATGCGGCTGACTTAATTGAAGATTTAGAGCAGGCTTTAAGATAA
- a CDS encoding DUF1002 domain-containing protein: MKKQIILGWFLILFTLTLPLHVGFADAQPGDTIIILGENLTAEQQESIKQELGATEDDMIVTVSNEEEHQYLGNYISKAQIGSKAISSAKITLREQGAGLNVETNNITWVSEDMYSNSLITAGVTDADIYVTAPFEVSGTAGLTGILKAYEVSGAIDIPEEKKQIANEEMVKSAQLGERIGSDEASALFTKIKEEIANNPNLTDEQVSSLIDQIALELGIQLTDAEKQGLIDLFNKMKNMNIDWNQVKNDLTYMTERFQEFMQDERTQTIFSSIIDGLISFLNWLKSLFA, from the coding sequence ATGAAAAAACAGATCATCCTAGGATGGTTCCTTATTTTATTTACACTAACATTACCTTTACATGTGGGATTTGCTGATGCCCAACCCGGAGACACGATCATCATCCTTGGTGAAAACTTAACTGCAGAACAACAAGAAAGTATCAAGCAAGAGTTAGGTGCAACTGAGGATGACATGATTGTAACCGTAAGTAACGAAGAAGAGCATCAGTATCTTGGTAACTATATTAGTAAAGCCCAGATTGGATCTAAAGCAATCTCTTCAGCTAAAATCACCTTGAGAGAACAAGGTGCCGGCCTAAATGTTGAAACAAATAATATAACATGGGTTTCGGAAGATATGTACTCAAACTCGCTTATCACAGCAGGAGTGACTGATGCTGATATTTATGTAACGGCTCCGTTTGAGGTTTCGGGAACTGCTGGGCTAACGGGTATTTTGAAAGCGTACGAAGTATCCGGTGCAATCGACATACCTGAGGAAAAAAAACAAATCGCCAATGAAGAAATGGTTAAATCTGCGCAACTAGGAGAACGGATTGGCTCTGACGAAGCTAGTGCTTTATTTACAAAGATAAAAGAGGAAATTGCCAACAATCCTAATCTTACAGACGAGCAAGTATCTTCACTAATTGACCAAATAGCCTTAGAGCTTGGCATTCAACTAACAGACGCTGAAAAACAAGGTTTAATTGATTTATTCAATAAAATGAAAAACATGAATATTGACTGGAATCAAGTTAAAAATGACCTAACATATATGACTGAACGATTCCAAGAATTTATGCAGGATGAACGTACTCAGACCATATTCAGCTCAATTATTGATGGCTTAATTTCTTTTCTAAATTGGTTAAAAAGCCTCTTTGCATAA
- the map gene encoding type I methionyl aminopeptidase — protein sequence MITLKSQREIELMHEAGKLLARCHQEIRNMIKPGISTHDIDSFVEMFLIKHGATPEQKGYKGYEYATCASINDEICHGFPRKEPLNEGDIVTIDMVVNLNGALADSAWTYKVGNVSKETERLLEITEKSLYVGIEKALVGNRVGDIGHTIQSFVENEGYSVVREFTGHGIGPTIHEEPMIPHFGMAGKGIRLKEGMVITIEPMVNIGEWRSKMDENTWTARTIDGKLSAQYEHTIAITKNGPLILTSQDI from the coding sequence ATGATTACATTAAAATCACAACGTGAAATAGAATTAATGCATGAAGCAGGGAAATTATTAGCACGTTGTCATCAAGAAATTAGAAACATGATTAAACCAGGAATATCAACCCATGATATTGATTCTTTCGTAGAAATGTTTTTAATAAAACATGGTGCAACGCCTGAACAAAAGGGTTATAAAGGCTATGAATATGCGACTTGTGCGTCCATTAACGACGAGATCTGTCATGGATTTCCTCGAAAGGAACCGCTGAATGAAGGAGATATTGTGACCATTGATATGGTGGTAAATTTGAATGGTGCATTAGCGGATTCTGCCTGGACTTATAAAGTTGGAAATGTTTCAAAAGAAACTGAACGGCTGCTGGAAATTACGGAGAAGTCATTGTATGTGGGAATTGAAAAAGCTCTTGTTGGTAATAGGGTAGGTGACATAGGTCATACTATCCAAAGTTTTGTAGAGAATGAAGGTTATTCAGTGGTAAGGGAATTTACGGGCCATGGTATTGGACCTACGATTCACGAAGAGCCGATGATTCCGCACTTTGGTATGGCTGGTAAAGGCATTAGATTAAAAGAAGGTATGGTAATTACGATTGAGCCAATGGTAAATATCGGTGAGTGGCGTAGCAAAATGGACGAAAATACATGGACAGCTCGCACTATTGATGGCAAACTATCTGCTCAGTATGAACATACAATTGCTATCACTAAAAACGGTCCACTTATTTTGACGAGTCAAGATATATAA
- the thiT gene encoding energy-coupled thiamine transporter ThiT, whose amino-acid sequence MKRNKTLFLVEVALFSALAYVFDLLANIFQLKIWAQGGSISIAMVPVFLVAFRWGVKGGLLSGLLLGGLQVITGQAWIAHPIQGILEYGIAFAVLGLAGIFATQIQQGIQDQSKRKVVTYVIAGTLLGCALRFLAHVMAGIIFFAEYAPEGTPAALYSFLYNGTYMLPSFILSAIFVSILINTAPKYFTVSNAKLNY is encoded by the coding sequence ATGAAAAGAAATAAAACGTTATTTTTAGTGGAAGTAGCTTTATTTTCAGCATTAGCTTATGTATTTGATTTGTTAGCTAATATCTTTCAGCTTAAAATTTGGGCTCAAGGCGGCTCAATCTCAATAGCGATGGTTCCTGTGTTTTTAGTCGCGTTTAGATGGGGAGTAAAAGGTGGATTGTTATCAGGTTTATTGCTAGGTGGTCTGCAAGTTATAACAGGACAAGCTTGGATCGCCCATCCTATCCAAGGTATCCTCGAATACGGAATTGCATTTGCTGTTCTTGGTTTAGCAGGGATTTTTGCAACACAAATTCAACAAGGAATTCAAGATCAATCTAAACGTAAAGTAGTAACTTATGTTATTGCTGGTACCTTGTTAGGGTGTGCGTTAAGATTTTTGGCCCACGTTATGGCAGGAATTATTTTCTTTGCAGAATATGCACCTGAAGGCACTCCAGCTGCGTTATATTCCTTCCTTTATAACGGAACTTATATGTTGCCATCGTTTATTTTATCTGCCATATTTGTTTCAATATTAATAAATACCGCTCCAAAGTACTTTACTGTATCCAATGCGAAACTTAATTATTAA
- a CDS encoding glycoside hydrolase family 31 protein: protein MLEDSSFAIHPSTNGNKKATSLYDIGSQLSFQENNNSFDIHCEAGFVKVIFYREDIVRIVMNPTENVSLKTSAAVIKGPEDVTIHVQDSECEIMLSSNKLVLKLNKSPFRITAMDIDGSTLVNETVKGMGHTSTNEVICFKEMLEQDHFYGFGEKTGFLNKRGEKMTMWNSDVFAPHNPETDSLYQSIPFFMTIRDGNAHGIFFDNTFKTTFDLKSDPNFYSFKAEGGQLDYYLFAGPTPKDVLEQYTTLTGRMPLPPKWALGYHQSKYSYQSESEVKAIAESFLTKEIPLDAIFLDIHYMDEYRVFTFDKNAFPNPRQLIAFLKESGIHVVPIVDPGVKKDPAYKIYREGILQNHFCKYIEGDLYFGEVWPGISAFPDFSNSETQQWWGKQHQFYTEQGIEGIWNDMNEPAVFNESKTMDFDVMHDNDGDPKTHREFHNIYGLLMGKATYEGLQTQLSGKRPFLLTRAGYAGIQRYAAVWTGDNRSFWEHLQLSLPMCMNLGLSGVAFCGPDVGGFAHDCTGELLTRWTQVGAFTPYFRNHNALDSVRQEPWAFGEKYEKIIKKYIQLRYKWLPHLYSLFAETSKTGIPVMRPLVLEYPNDQHVINLSDQFLIGDNVLVAPIMQPDTYYRVVYLPDGKWVNYWTDEVATGNNHILVHADLETLPVYIKRGSCILQGSVKQSTKTKETDLQLHVYPVSSGETTYTIYDDDGQSYDYQNGEFWEQKIHCQFHAEAIDITIQNVSAMYKPSYQQWKLIIHHTKNDMNITVNGVHISTEQENVVLENELLIITLNID, encoded by the coding sequence ATGTTAGAAGATTCAAGTTTTGCGATCCATCCTAGTACGAATGGTAATAAAAAGGCTACGTCTCTCTATGATATTGGCTCACAACTTTCATTTCAAGAAAATAATAATTCATTTGATATACATTGTGAAGCTGGCTTTGTAAAAGTTATTTTTTATCGTGAAGATATAGTACGCATTGTTATGAATCCAACAGAGAATGTTTCATTGAAAACTAGTGCTGCTGTAATTAAAGGCCCAGAGGACGTAACAATCCATGTTCAAGATTCAGAATGTGAAATAATGCTGTCTTCTAATAAATTAGTATTAAAGCTTAATAAATCACCATTTCGCATTACAGCTATGGATATAGATGGCTCGACACTTGTGAATGAGACAGTGAAGGGTATGGGGCATACAAGTACAAATGAAGTCATTTGTTTTAAAGAAATGCTTGAGCAAGATCACTTCTACGGTTTTGGAGAAAAAACCGGATTCCTTAATAAGCGTGGGGAAAAAATGACGATGTGGAATTCTGATGTATTTGCACCTCATAATCCAGAAACAGATTCTCTATATCAATCAATCCCCTTCTTCATGACAATTCGTGACGGAAATGCACATGGCATCTTCTTTGACAACACCTTTAAAACAACCTTTGACCTAAAATCTGATCCGAACTTTTATTCCTTCAAGGCGGAAGGTGGTCAACTTGATTATTATCTCTTTGCAGGACCTACACCTAAAGATGTTCTAGAACAATACACGACGTTAACTGGCCGTATGCCATTGCCACCAAAATGGGCACTCGGGTATCATCAATCAAAGTATAGCTATCAATCTGAGTCCGAAGTTAAAGCAATAGCTGAAAGTTTTTTAACAAAAGAAATTCCGCTAGATGCTATTTTTCTAGATATTCATTATATGGATGAGTATCGCGTTTTTACTTTTGACAAAAACGCGTTCCCAAATCCACGACAGCTTATTGCTTTTTTAAAAGAAAGCGGTATCCATGTTGTTCCTATAGTTGATCCTGGAGTTAAAAAGGACCCAGCGTATAAAATATATCGAGAAGGAATATTACAAAATCACTTTTGCAAGTATATCGAGGGCGATCTATATTTTGGGGAGGTCTGGCCAGGTATAAGTGCTTTTCCTGATTTCTCTAACTCAGAAACTCAACAATGGTGGGGTAAACAGCATCAATTTTATACAGAACAAGGCATTGAAGGTATTTGGAACGATATGAATGAACCTGCTGTCTTCAATGAATCTAAGACAATGGATTTTGATGTTATGCATGACAATGATGGCGATCCTAAAACCCATCGCGAGTTTCATAATATTTACGGTTTATTAATGGGAAAGGCAACCTATGAGGGATTACAGACTCAATTAAGTGGGAAACGACCATTTCTACTTACTCGAGCAGGTTATGCTGGAATACAGCGATATGCTGCTGTCTGGACAGGAGATAATCGAAGTTTCTGGGAACACCTACAGCTTTCACTTCCGATGTGTATGAACTTAGGTCTATCAGGTGTTGCTTTTTGTGGCCCAGATGTTGGCGGCTTTGCACATGACTGTACTGGCGAATTACTCACAAGGTGGACACAGGTAGGGGCTTTTACCCCTTACTTTCGAAATCATAATGCACTAGATTCGGTGAGACAGGAACCATGGGCATTTGGTGAGAAATATGAAAAAATTATAAAAAAGTATATTCAATTAAGGTATAAATGGCTGCCGCATTTGTATTCCTTATTTGCTGAAACAAGTAAAACAGGTATACCAGTGATGCGCCCGCTAGTATTGGAATATCCAAATGATCAACATGTTATCAACCTATCAGATCAGTTTTTAATTGGCGATAATGTGTTAGTTGCACCAATAATGCAGCCTGATACCTACTATCGAGTTGTATATCTGCCAGACGGCAAGTGGGTTAATTATTGGACAGACGAAGTTGCAACTGGAAATAACCATATACTAGTACACGCAGACCTTGAAACGTTGCCAGTTTATATAAAACGAGGTTCTTGTATTTTACAAGGATCAGTGAAACAATCTACGAAGACAAAAGAAACAGACCTACAACTGCATGTTTATCCCGTTTCATCCGGTGAAACGACATATACGATATACGATGATGACGGTCAATCCTACGATTACCAAAATGGAGAGTTTTGGGAACAGAAAATACACTGTCAGTTTCACGCTGAAGCCATTGATATTACTATTCAAAATGTTTCAGCAATGTATAAGCCGAGCTATCAACAATGGAAATTAATTATTCATCATACAAAGAATGATATGAACATTACTGTAAACGGGGTTCATATATCTACTGAACAAGAGAATGTTGTACTCGAAAATGAATTACTGATTATTACATTAAATATTGATTAA
- a CDS encoding 4Fe-4S binding protein, translating into MSSSLLFRKAFCSWLCPVGTLSEFLGKLGKQISKKNLKVPKPLVYILQSIKYILLVLIIKVIIFDMPTTSTIDFLNSPYNKVADIKMMLFFLNISDLAIKVLLILTLLSLLFQNFWCRFLCPYGALIGLGSLFQITKIKRKW; encoded by the coding sequence ATGTCTTCAAGCCTTCTATTTCGTAAAGCTTTTTGCAGTTGGCTATGCCCTGTAGGAACATTAAGTGAATTTTTGGGGAAACTAGGGAAACAAATCTCCAAAAAAAATCTCAAGGTACCTAAACCACTAGTATATATATTACAATCTATCAAATATATACTACTAGTTTTGATCATTAAAGTTATTATTTTTGATATGCCTACTACATCAACTATAGACTTTTTAAATAGTCCTTATAACAAAGTAGCAGATATAAAAATGATGCTATTTTTCTTAAATATCAGTGACTTAGCAATTAAAGTTCTTCTGATTTTAACGCTGTTGTCTTTACTTTTTCAAAATTTTTGGTGTCGTTTTTTATGTCCGTATGGCGCACTTATTGGCTTAGGCTCCTTGTTCCAAATTACTAAAATTAAGCGCAAATGGTAA
- a CDS encoding sensor domain-containing protein produces MKFSLQPSYNYEKFNITSLEETLYGLIQTIDLGTGQDSNIKDQLLDLINLIVSFDQSVIIGITDRTGTIIYVNDMFCKISQYNKDELLGNTHRLLNSGHQSKDFFKKMWETITSGQKWEGEIKNKAKDGSLYWVKTAIIPIPDASGKPTCFISIRTDITEGKVAQEQLYIALQEEYRQTVDALDIVVFKIKRNQNGDKYFSLFAGNLAEKLGYNNADFYNKTVYDVFKYEDAENINQYFKKVFQEGTHQNFKYKKGEHILLISLSPIFKDDQVIEIVGNVSNITDLEHAQDMINHMAFHDTITNLPNQRLFELELEQAVEQWTHGHHYLGILCLRLNGLGRINESFGYEVGQRLLCSTIDDLKQVVKKFGALYRSEGSRFYILTKQAQSIADLEKFAECLQREVERPREVDHHEFKLTCSIGASAFPDGDGCKDSKHLVNNANKAMRYSRFKVAGNYKYYTREVHEHYKETLTLEDALKKALYNNELELYYQPKIDIHTNRLVGAEALIRWNSKDLGFVSPMKFIPIAEEMGLILSLGNWVLKQACKQSKEWLDKGYKPLKIAVNVSPLELQHSLFISNLKKTLETVNLDPSLLEVEITESSMMSDTDKNIGILMELQNMGISIAIDDFGTGFSSLSYLKKFPVNSLKIDQTFIRDVLSSTNDSQLVLAMINIARTFKLSVIAEGVETEEVLNFLRDYGCEQVQGYFFDKPLPVADFEIKYLV; encoded by the coding sequence ATGAAATTTTCATTACAACCATCATATAATTATGAAAAATTTAATATTACATCATTAGAAGAAACACTATATGGTTTAATACAAACTATCGATCTCGGGACAGGACAAGATTCAAATATTAAAGACCAGCTTCTGGATTTAATTAATTTAATAGTTTCTTTTGACCAATCAGTGATAATCGGTATAACTGATCGAACAGGAACAATTATTTATGTGAATGATATGTTTTGTAAAATTAGTCAATATAATAAAGATGAACTATTAGGAAACACACATCGTTTATTGAATTCAGGCCATCAAAGTAAAGACTTTTTTAAAAAGATGTGGGAAACGATAACATCAGGGCAAAAGTGGGAAGGTGAAATTAAAAATAAGGCGAAAGATGGTTCCTTATATTGGGTAAAGACAGCAATTATTCCAATTCCTGATGCGTCTGGAAAGCCAACTTGCTTTATTTCAATACGAACAGATATTACAGAAGGAAAAGTCGCTCAAGAACAGTTGTATATTGCACTGCAAGAAGAATATCGACAAACCGTTGATGCTTTAGACATCGTTGTATTTAAGATAAAAAGAAATCAAAATGGTGATAAATACTTTTCACTGTTTGCGGGAAATTTGGCGGAAAAGCTGGGCTATAATAACGCGGATTTTTATAATAAAACGGTATATGATGTATTCAAATATGAAGATGCAGAAAATATTAATCAATATTTTAAAAAGGTATTTCAAGAGGGAACACATCAAAATTTTAAGTATAAAAAGGGCGAACATATATTATTAATTTCATTGTCTCCGATTTTTAAAGACGATCAAGTAATCGAGATTGTTGGAAATGTGTCCAATATTACTGACCTGGAACATGCACAGGATATGATTAACCATATGGCATTTCATGATACGATTACAAATCTCCCCAATCAGCGTCTCTTTGAGTTAGAGTTGGAACAAGCTGTAGAACAGTGGACACATGGCCATCATTATCTGGGAATTCTCTGTTTAAGATTAAATGGCCTCGGCAGAATAAACGAGTCATTTGGATATGAAGTTGGTCAACGGTTGTTATGCTCAACTATCGATGATCTTAAGCAGGTTGTCAAAAAGTTTGGTGCATTATATCGGAGTGAAGGTAGTCGCTTTTATATATTAACGAAACAAGCCCAGTCCATAGCAGATCTAGAAAAGTTTGCCGAATGCTTACAACGGGAAGTTGAAAGACCAAGAGAAGTGGATCATCATGAATTTAAATTAACGTGCAGCATTGGAGCTAGTGCTTTTCCGGATGGCGATGGCTGTAAAGATTCAAAGCATTTGGTTAATAATGCAAATAAAGCTATGCGTTATTCAAGATTTAAAGTAGCGGGTAATTATAAATACTATACGAGAGAAGTTCACGAGCACTATAAAGAAACACTGACTCTTGAAGATGCATTAAAAAAAGCGCTTTACAATAATGAGTTAGAATTATACTATCAACCTAAGATCGATATCCATACAAATAGGTTAGTTGGTGCTGAAGCGCTTATCCGCTGGAATTCAAAAGATTTAGGGTTTGTAAGTCCGATGAAGTTTATCCCAATTGCAGAAGAGATGGGATTAATTTTATCATTGGGGAATTGGGTCCTAAAACAAGCTTGCAAACAATCCAAAGAATGGCTAGATAAAGGCTATAAGCCTTTAAAAATTGCTGTTAATGTCTCACCGCTTGAATTGCAGCATTCTTTATTTATATCCAATTTAAAAAAGACGCTCGAAACCGTCAATCTAGATCCATCACTTTTAGAGGTTGAAATAACCGAAAGCAGTATGATGTCTGATACTGATAAAAATATCGGAATCTTGATGGAGCTTCAAAATATGGGTATTTCTATAGCGATTGATGATTTTGGAACCGGGTTTTCATCTTTAAGTTATCTGAAAAAATTTCCTGTAAACTCATTGAAAATAGACCAAACCTTTATTCGGGACGTATTAAGTAGCACAAATGATTCTCAACTAGTTTTAGCAATGATAAATATTGCACGTACGTTTAAACTATCAGTGATTGCTGAAGGTGTTGAAACAGAAGAAGTTTTAAACTTTCTAAGAGATTACGGATGTGAACAAGTACAAGGGTATTTTTTCGATAAACCTTTACCGGTTGCAGATTTTGAAATAAAGTATTTAGTCTAA
- a CDS encoding L,D-transpeptidase family protein — protein sequence MKHLIKRGETLTSIALDYRISINSIIAANPGINPNVIFAGQTITIPGFPAIETIPYRIQVSISNRTLTLFNNNNLVKRYPIAVGRMLQQTPVGDFIIINKAPNPGGPYGTMWMSLSKQHYGIHGTNNPSSIGKAVSAGCIRMYNKDVEELARIIPIGTPVSIRP from the coding sequence ATGAAACATTTAATAAAACGTGGTGAAACATTAACAAGCATTGCCCTTGATTACAGAATATCTATTAACAGTATAATAGCGGCTAATCCTGGGATAAATCCTAATGTTATTTTTGCAGGCCAAACAATCACGATACCTGGATTTCCTGCTATTGAAACGATACCGTACCGAATTCAAGTTTCAATCTCCAATCGAACACTTACGTTGTTTAATAATAATAATCTAGTAAAAAGATACCCAATTGCAGTTGGGCGCATGCTGCAACAAACTCCAGTTGGGGACTTCATCATTATTAATAAAGCTCCTAATCCAGGTGGACCCTATGGAACAATGTGGATGAGTTTATCAAAACAACATTACGGTATACATGGCACAAATAACCCTAGCTCAATCGGAAAAGCTGTTTCAGCAGGTTGTATTCGTATGTACAACAAGGATGTTGAAGAGCTTGCACGAATTATTCCGATCGGAACACCTGTTTCTATCCGCCCATAA